TATTTCACTTGATATATACCGGGAGTAAGCTCAGAACCATCACCGTCAAGTTTAGTCTTCTTAGAGGATGTAAAGTCTAAATTTACTTTTACGTTTATTCCAGAATCTTCGCAAGTTAGATTTTCTTTATGTGTCGCAGGTGATTCCACATCATTTTTATTTTTTATCACATAGCCAGGCTCATTATACTTATTTTTTAAAGGATTCGAAGTACTGTGGATCATTTCCATATTGACTTCACCTTTTAATGTTATATTGGGTGTTTGTCTGTTTTCGATAATAAAAGTGGTTGCATCACTATCGATACCATTCTCTTCTTGGCTAACCTTATATTCTCCATAAGATAAATTAATGATATCGACAGTACTACCTATTACCTTTATTTCAGGGCTATATGTTAGATCTCCGACTTTTGACACATTGATTTTGTTACCCTCTTTAACTCCAGTAACTCTCGCATTTCCTTTACTATCCAAACCTCTATAATGTCCAATAGTTGTGATGTTTAAATTATTGGGTTTTATATTGAACGCCAAAGTCTTTTTACTTTCAGCTCCGTTTCTCACCCTAGTTAAAGAGTAAAGTCCCGCATTCTTAACGTTGATAGTAGTAATATTAGTATCTATCTTTGTGAATTTCCCTCCTGGTTCGGAATACAGCCTGATCTCGTCTGCATTGCCGATATTATTTATAGTAATAGTGCGGGGGATAGACGAATCGAAATCCTCCTCGAGGAATTTATCGGGCCTTATGGTAAACCTCTCTTCTTTATAAATTGGAGCTTCTCCTTCCAATGTTGCTTTTTTTGCAGTTACTTTATATTCACCTGCCGGTACGTTTTTAAAGGTCCCTTCTTGGGATGATTCTGATAAAGTGATAGTTTCGAATAAAATACCAGTATCAGAAACATATTCTTTGAAAAGAGTTAAGTTCTCCCATTTGGATTCATCCACAATTTTAACAACAACGTCAGAATGATCATCTCCATCATTTTTCTGCGTAGTTATTTTAAAGATGGTAGAATCAACTGCAAAGCCAGGTAAAGGACCAACAGTAGAAAACACTAACAAAAAAGCCATAAATGCAGGGAAAAACTTCTTCATCTTTTTCATTCCTTCCTTATTTAACCTCATAATATTGTGTTTCTATTAAATGACTTTCTTCATTCCACACGTTAATCGTTAACAAATCGCCTGTAACCAATCCAATCTGTCCTTTAGAAAATGAATTTGCGCCATCGCGGTGAAGCTTGATCTGTCTTCCGTTATTAATTGAATAGGAGACAGAAACCACATCCGGCTTTACCTTAACGGAGACAGTAGTGGCAAGTTTATTCATAATGGCGGAAACGTCTGTTATGTACAATCCAGTCATCTCGAACTCTTTCGTTACCGGCTTGTTCAGTATCTTGCCAGAAGCAGCTTGGAAACTGGCTGGGATTGTCAGTGTATATCGTTCACCAAACAAGTATGGATTTTTTGGTTTTACTATAACTTTATCTGAAACTGCCGATAGAGAAAGAGATGGCGTAGTATTTTTAGATTGTATAGTAATAAGTTCAAGATTGGCTTTTTGATCAGACACGTCATGTGTAAATGTTATATTCCATGGTTTTATAGGGTCGGTGATGGGCTCGATACTCGCTGCGTAACCGATTTGATTACTGAACAGACTTGTCAGCAAGAAACCAAGTAACGCGACAGTAGTAACAATATGTACTCGCATAGTAAATTCTCCTTTAATTTGTGGATTTATAGTATGTGGATACTACGAAGAGGAAAAACTCTCTTTATATATTATCGGGAAGGAAGTTGAAAAATGAAGATACATAGGAAAATGATTGGTGTGCTGGCCCTTTTTGTAGTTATGCTGTCTGTGATGCAGCCTCTCGAGATGAAAGCGAATGAAATTGATACCTCTAAAAGTTGCGGCGTAGAACGTGGCAGGGATATCGTCTTTGTCATTCAAGATACTCCAGCCATGCAAGCACAAGATCCACTGCAGGACAGAATTACGGAAGCATTATACATGGTGGACCAGGCGAATTCATTGGATCGTATCGGTGTAGTAGGTTTCAATGAAGCCGTAACGAAGCCATTCCCGTTATCGTCCAATAAATATCAGGCGAAGGCCGCACTGAAAAAGTTTGCTGTATACGCTGATGAGAATGCAAATAATGCTAGTGTTGGTCTGGAAAAAGCTATCCATGACTTGTCTGACCCAAAGTCTGTAAATGAAAAAATCATTATACTGATGACTGTGGGTACGTCTATACACAATGAAAAGAATCTAGCACTTGCTACAGAAGCTTATGAGAATGATATTCAAATCCATACGATCAGTTTTGGCAGTACACCTTCATCAATTATCGATGAATCGACGTTACGAGAAATCTCGAGGATTACAGGTGGAAATTTTAATACCGCAGTAAATGCATCCTACCTACGAGATATTCTTTCTAATTTACAGCAGGAAATCGTCAATTTTCGGGGCCGGGAAGTCCGTAGTGACTGGACGCTGACGAGTGATGTTAACTTGCCGCAAGGATTATTGGTACATAACAATGTGACGATCAATTTGAACGGTTATAACCTAACTGTTGCCGAAGATATAGTTCTAATGAAATGTACAAAACTTCGCGCAGTAAACGGCGCAGTGATTCAAGCAAAGAACCTTGATCAAAAATCAGCCTCAAGCATTCGACTGAATAACAGTCAGCTGAATGTAACGGGAAAAGTAACGCAAGATGGTTCCATTGTAGTGAATGGAAACTATAAGAATTCAGCCGAACCTGAACTGGCGCTAGCATCCTATACACAGCGGATTCACGGCTATTTGAATTTAAATGGTCAAGAAGCATTAATTTCATCACCCATTTTGCAAGAAGGTCATATAGATTTGAATGGTGGAACATTCCACGCTAAAAATAATCTAGAACAAAAAGGTCGTTTTAATGTACGGAAAGGCAAACTACAAGTAGACGGAAATTTGGTAATCAATGGTGGACAGTTACTTGACGATGCGTATATGGAGAATAAGTCACTCGATGTAGGAGCTGGTGTTGTACAAGTAGGATCTAAGGATTCAATGGAGAAAACAAGGCAAAGCGGTAACGTTACACAAAAAAACGGACAATTATATGTCAACCACGGTACAGTCAGAATTTACGGTGACTATATAATAAATGATGGCTGGCTGACCATGATCAAAGGTTCCATGGATACGGACACACCTCAATACGGTGAAGGCGACGGAGATTTTGTACATGTTTTTGGCGATTTCTCGACAGCGAGTAAACGAAACCATGCCACGCGAACATATATACATCTGGGCAAGCCAATGAATGATCAAGGGCATTTGACAGACGGTGTGCTGAAAATAGAAGGTACATTTACTCAATCCGGTGACGGGGAAGGACATCCAATTTATTCGGATAGAATGCTGCAGTACGAAAAAGACTACAGCCGTTATAATTTCCATGCGGAAGGCAGACATAAAGTAGCGCTGATGAACAAAGGGAAAGTCAGTGCCCAGGCAAAAGGATTTACCTTTAATTTACTGGAGTTGCATGGCAAATTAGCAGATTACCCGATGGATCCCTATGTCAGATGGAATAAGCTGAATGAAATCGTAAAATCAGCCAATTCCAATTTAGCCAGTCTGTCGATTAATGACAAAGCAGTGCCCGGCTTCACGCCGTCTGTCAGGGATTATTTCAGATTTGAAGTGCCGGCAGATGATTACCCGGCAGGCGGAGCTCAAACGTTAAAAGTTGATGCCCGTCCACAGGATGGTAATGCACTCGTTGATATTTTAGATCGAACACTGGCCTCTGACGGAACAGGACAAGTAAAAGTACAAGTTAATGCTGTAGATGGCACGAAAAGCATCTATACAGTAGAAGTGAAGATTGGACCTGGGTCAGGCGGAAAAGTTACTTCTATTAAACTGGATAGAAATGAAATCGTCTTTACTGAAAGAGATTCGGGAGGTTATAATCCTGATAAAATCGTTATTGGATACACAGTGTATCCGACGAATGCGACGAATCAGCAGGTAAACTGGACATCAACTAACCCGACTGTTGCAACTGTTACCCCGAGTGGATTAGTGACACCCCATACGAAAGGTGAAACTAGCATTGTAGCGACAACAGCAGATGGAGGCTTAATCGATTCAGCTACTGTAAAGGTCATGGGACAGAACGATTTACTGCAGGGAATCAAGACGCTTGAAGATTTCGTTAGTGACAATGACCGTTATGATAAAATTATGGGTGGCTTGTATGATATTAATAATATCGGAATAGTGGTTCCAGGAAATTATATTGATACATTAACCTTCACAACATCTGGGAATTTGACTGGCGGGAAAATTGAATTAGTTAATGATGTAGATCGTGTAGAAGTTCGTATTAATGGAACTACACTTGGAGCAAACAAAGTAGATAATCACTTTATATTCAACCGCGCATCCATGAAAGTTACCGACTACGTAGAAGTCATCGCATATGATGCTGCATCCAATGAACTCGAGCGAATCGGAACGACTTATCCGGTGAACTTCACATCAACTTCCGGAGTGTCACCGGGTTATTACTCCATCAAAACCCTTTTAGAAAACCAGGTACTATTCAATCAAATCTTGGAAGAATACTCACCTAAACAGCTACGATTTTCTGCCAGATGAAAAAAGGAGGCAGGGCGCGTATAGAAGCGCCCGTACATAATCTATGAAAAAAATAAAGATTCTACTAATGTTCAGCATTCTGCTACTATTGATCCCTACTATATCGGCAAAAGCAACTGTGAAAAAAACTGTGGTCGGTGTATCATCTGCTTTTATAGAAAGAAGCGGCTCTACAACATTATCTGTATTTATCAGTAGTGATGAAAAAATTGCAGGTGGTTCATTCGATATACTCTATAATCCCGAACAGTTAAGAATTAATGCTTCAGATGTCAAAATGACGGATACACTTTCTGAATATCTATCCGTTGGAGGAAGCGACGCATCGGGAAAAATCTCCATTTCATTTGCGAAAGCCAGCGGTAGTGTGATTGATGGTACTGTAATGGAAGTGAAGGCTACAGTACTGTCTGCGGGTTATGGGAATATTAACAATTTAATACTAGAAAATACAGAGTTATATGATGAGCAGGGAAAGCGCATTACAACACAATTAATTAATGGGCAAATTAAACCATTCGTTGGCAAGGAGTCCACAC
This window of the Sporosarcina ureae genome carries:
- a CDS encoding Ig-like domain-containing protein, whose amino-acid sequence is MRVHIVTTVALLGFLLTSLFSNQIGYAASIEPITDPIKPWNITFTHDVSDQKANLELITIQSKNTTPSLSLSAVSDKVIVKPKNPYLFGERYTLTIPASFQAASGKILNKPVTKEFEMTGLYITDVSAIMNKLATTVSVKVKPDVVSVSYSINNGRQIKLHRDGANSFSKGQIGLVTGDLLTINVWNEESHLIETQYYEVK
- a CDS encoding Ig-like domain-containing protein produces the protein MKIHRKMIGVLALFVVMLSVMQPLEMKANEIDTSKSCGVERGRDIVFVIQDTPAMQAQDPLQDRITEALYMVDQANSLDRIGVVGFNEAVTKPFPLSSNKYQAKAALKKFAVYADENANNASVGLEKAIHDLSDPKSVNEKIIILMTVGTSIHNEKNLALATEAYENDIQIHTISFGSTPSSIIDESTLREISRITGGNFNTAVNASYLRDILSNLQQEIVNFRGREVRSDWTLTSDVNLPQGLLVHNNVTINLNGYNLTVAEDIVLMKCTKLRAVNGAVIQAKNLDQKSASSIRLNNSQLNVTGKVTQDGSIVVNGNYKNSAEPELALASYTQRIHGYLNLNGQEALISSPILQEGHIDLNGGTFHAKNNLEQKGRFNVRKGKLQVDGNLVINGGQLLDDAYMENKSLDVGAGVVQVGSKDSMEKTRQSGNVTQKNGQLYVNHGTVRIYGDYIINDGWLTMIKGSMDTDTPQYGEGDGDFVHVFGDFSTASKRNHATRTYIHLGKPMNDQGHLTDGVLKIEGTFTQSGDGEGHPIYSDRMLQYEKDYSRYNFHAEGRHKVALMNKGKVSAQAKGFTFNLLELHGKLADYPMDPYVRWNKLNEIVKSANSNLASLSINDKAVPGFTPSVRDYFRFEVPADDYPAGGAQTLKVDARPQDGNALVDILDRTLASDGTGQVKVQVNAVDGTKSIYTVEVKIGPGSGGKVTSIKLDRNEIVFTERDSGGYNPDKIVIGYTVYPTNATNQQVNWTSTNPTVATVTPSGLVTPHTKGETSIVATTADGGLIDSATVKVMGQNDLLQGIKTLEDFVSDNDRYDKIMGGLYDINNIGIVVPGNYIDTLTFTTSGNLTGGKIELVNDVDRVEVRINGTTLGANKVDNHFIFNRASMKVTDYVEVIAYDAASNELERIGTTYPVNFTSTSGVSPGYYSIKTLLENQVLFNQILEEYSPKQLRFSAR
- a CDS encoding cohesin domain-containing protein, translating into MFSILLLLIPTISAKATVKKTVVGVSSAFIERSGSTTLSVFISSDEKIAGGSFDILYNPEQLRINASDVKMTDTLSEYLSVGGSDASGKISISFAKASGSVIDGTVMEVKATVLSAGYGNINNLILENTELYDEQGKRITTQLINGQIKPFVGKESTHPNAVTVDKPWLITVSKPYNPATLNTSAVTLKRGSTDFPIELEVVNDRQFRVKPIGSYIRSTYTLEITDQLRSINGAKLNEPVRLKFKVN